In the genome of Denticeps clupeoides chromosome 13, fDenClu1.1, whole genome shotgun sequence, one region contains:
- the ahsg1 gene encoding alpha-2-HS-glycoprotein 1 — protein MNGLVFLAALVPALLAAPADKAPFSCAEDSKDAAAQAAERFINQHHFHGYKFRLHEILSSQVEKKGTPECELLLELNLDETECHIVNPKPYGDCEIRSFGETKVESNCNVTVTEKDGKPFIKKYACTTEPDKPGDIVKICPDCPTLLPLNDEKGLGSVKSAIEKFNKDSNQTSYFRLMEVGRISAGWMPMGMSFFAQFAIVETNCPSKPMPAEQDKCRALCQEEARHGFCKSTLLGNGDVSVDCEVYDVQNETHHHHSHPPSGACKHGKHHHGPHQRPEHSKPGHPVPPGHPEHPKVPGQTRPPPAPGSPPQHSGDNDHPKHPPKPGTTAPPVAQFRQCFSFVQTPPKVHAICSFPPPPWHDHRHGHGHGRGHRHEHEHGHGHRHEHEHGHGHGHRPQNEKFSKERQ, from the exons ATGAACGGACTGGTATTTCTGGCAGCGCTGGTCCCAGCGCTCCTAGCTGCTCCGGCGGACAAGGCGCCTTTCAGCTGCGCCGAGGACAGCAAGGACGCCGCAGCCCAGGCCGCCGAGCGCTTCATCAACCAACACCATTTCCATGGATACAAGTTCCGGCTCCACGAGATACTGTCCAGTCAAGTGGAGAAGAAG GGAACCCCTGAGTGTGAGCTGCTGCTCGAGCTGAACCTTGATGAGACCGAGTGTCACATCGTGAATCCCAAACCCTACGGAGATTGTGAAATTCGTTCATTTGGTGAAACG AAAGTGGAATCCAACTGCAACGTGACAGTGACTGAAAAAGATGGGAAGCCCTTCATTAAGAAGTATGCCTGTACAACTGAACCAG ATAAACCAGGAGATATTGTTAAAATATGCCCAGACTGCCCCACACTTCTCCCTCTGAATGATGAAAAGGGCCTGGGAAGTGTTAAATCTGCAATTGAAAAATTTAACAAAGACTCCAACCAAACCTCCTACTTCAGACTAATGGAAGTGGGCAGGATATCTGCAGGG TGGATGCCCATGGGAATGTCCTTCTTTGCTCAATTCGCAATTGTGGAAACTAACTGTCCATCTAAGCCAATGCCAGCAGAGCAGGATAAATGCCGGGCTCTTTGTCAAGAAGAAGCT CGCCATGGCTTCTGTAAATCCACACTGCTGGGAAATGGTGACGTGTCTGTCGACTGTGAAGTATATGATGTTCAG AATGAaacacatcatcatcatagcCACCCTCCCTCTGGTGCCTGTAAGCATGGCAAACATCACCATGGACCTCACCAGCGGCCTGAACACTCTAAGCCTGGACATCCAGTTCCTCCTGGACACCCTGAACATCCTAAGGTTCCTGGACAAACCAGACCTCCACCCGCTCCTGGATCCCCACCTCAGCACTCTGGGGACAATGATCACCCTAAACATCCTCCCAAGCCTGGAACTACTGCTCCACCTGTTGCACAATTCCGACAGTGCTTTTCCTTTGTTCAAACTCCTCCCAAAGTCCATGCAATCTGTTCATTCCCACCTCCACCATGGCATGATCATAGACATGGGCATGGCCATGGGCGAGGTCACAGGCATGAACATGAGCATGGGCATGGGCATAGACATGAGCACGAACATGGACATGGGCATGGACATAGGCctcaaaatgaaaaattcagCAAAGAGAGGCAATAA
- the LOC114801729 gene encoding fetuin-B isoform X2 — translation MKMASREGAGRPGLLWILPIVSLLARGSTQVVELTPVPCDDRTVERLARLAVTYTNEDRGAGYKFALNRVANVHLHAQQISGNCNITVLHTVDGFSYLYSYDCTLVPDPPEKLQMTCPACPLLLHVDSHEAQSLALLTLNKYKQQSTLPITLGLHTITRASSQSGATPASFVEYTIADCAAELPASGFCNPENAGIEAIGFCVGAVFGQKDFQQHAQVSCEIFHPQRIPNTGGPIAGPEPPIDHPADRVPPAVGPEDDGLLDHVQHIPFPYDQQPLGTPSTQLASSESSESESMSSEETGVRISRPPLDFHYKPYRKKRQAAGTGKPTHTPVFLTLFPSGVSPFRSCPGPSRYTTV, via the exons ATGAAGATGGCCTCTCGCGAGGGAGCCGGACGGCCCGGACTGCTCTGGATTCTTCCGATCGTCAGCCTTCTCGCCCGCGGGTCGACGCAAGTGGTCGAACTGACGCCCGTGCCGTGCGACGACAGGACCGTGGAGAGGCTGGCGCGCCTCGCCGTCACCTACACCAACGAGGACCGAGGCGCGGGCTACAAGTTCGCCCTCAACAGGGTGGCCAACGTTCATCTGCACGCCCAG CAAATTTCTGGGAACTGCAACATCACTGTTCTTCATACAGTCGACGGATTTTCTTACCTGTACAGCTACGATTGCACTTTGGTTCCAG ACCCTCCAGAGAAGCTTCAGATGACTTGTCCAGCCTGCCCACTCCTCTTACATGTGGACAGCCACGAGGCTCAGAGCTTGGCTCTACTTACACTCAACAAATACAAACAGCAGAGTACtctacccatcaccctgggccTGCACACAATCACTAGAGCCTCCTCCCAG AGTGGTGCAACTCCTGCCAGCTTTGTTGAGTATACGATTGCAGATTGTGCTGCAGAGCTTCCAGCTTCAGGTTTCTGCAACCCAGAAAATGCTGGGATAGAG GCAATTGGTTTCTGTGTTGGAGCAGTTTTTGGCCAAAAGGATTTCCAGCAACATGCTCAGGTGTCCTGTGAAATATTCCACCCCCAG CGAATCCCCAACACAGGAGGTCCCATCGCGGGGCCAGAACCCCCCATCGACCATCCAGCTGACCGTGTACCACCTGCAGTCGGCCCTGAGGATGATGGGCTCCTTGATCATGTCCAGCACATTCCATTCCCTTATGATCAACAGCCTCTCGGCACCCCGTCAACACAGCTGGCCTCCAGTGAGTCTTCAGAGTCAGAGTCCATGTCCTCGGAAGAAACCGGGGTGCGTATTTCAAGGCCTCCACTCGACTTCCATTACAAGCCCTACCGTAAAAAGAGACAGGCAGCTGGCACTGGCAAACCCACTCATACCCCCGTCTTCCTGACGCTCTTTCCGAGTGGAGTCTCCCCATTCCGCTCGTGCCCTGGACCCTCTCGCTATACCACTGTGTAG
- the LOC114801729 gene encoding fetuin-B isoform X1: protein MKMASREGAGRPGLLWILPIVSLLARGSTQVVELTPVPCDDRTVERLARLAVTYTNEDRGAGYKFALNRVANVHLHAQGPAGKVYYLDLDVLETKCHVKSPKTWKHCDVRPFMETQISGNCNITVLHTVDGFSYLYSYDCTLVPDPPEKLQMTCPACPLLLHVDSHEAQSLALLTLNKYKQQSTLPITLGLHTITRASSQSGATPASFVEYTIADCAAELPASGFCNPENAGIEAIGFCVGAVFGQKDFQQHAQVSCEIFHPQRIPNTGGPIAGPEPPIDHPADRVPPAVGPEDDGLLDHVQHIPFPYDQQPLGTPSTQLASSESSESESMSSEETGVRISRPPLDFHYKPYRKKRQAAGTGKPTHTPVFLTLFPSGVSPFRSCPGPSRYTTV, encoded by the exons ATGAAGATGGCCTCTCGCGAGGGAGCCGGACGGCCCGGACTGCTCTGGATTCTTCCGATCGTCAGCCTTCTCGCCCGCGGGTCGACGCAAGTGGTCGAACTGACGCCCGTGCCGTGCGACGACAGGACCGTGGAGAGGCTGGCGCGCCTCGCCGTCACCTACACCAACGAGGACCGAGGCGCGGGCTACAAGTTCGCCCTCAACAGGGTGGCCAACGTTCATCTGCACGCCCAG GGTCCGGCTGGAAAGGTTTACTACCTTGATTTAGACGTCCTTGAAACAAAGTGTCATGTGAAGAGTCCAAAAACCTGGAAACACTGCGACGTCAGGCCTTTCATGGAAACT CAAATTTCTGGGAACTGCAACATCACTGTTCTTCATACAGTCGACGGATTTTCTTACCTGTACAGCTACGATTGCACTTTGGTTCCAG ACCCTCCAGAGAAGCTTCAGATGACTTGTCCAGCCTGCCCACTCCTCTTACATGTGGACAGCCACGAGGCTCAGAGCTTGGCTCTACTTACACTCAACAAATACAAACAGCAGAGTACtctacccatcaccctgggccTGCACACAATCACTAGAGCCTCCTCCCAG AGTGGTGCAACTCCTGCCAGCTTTGTTGAGTATACGATTGCAGATTGTGCTGCAGAGCTTCCAGCTTCAGGTTTCTGCAACCCAGAAAATGCTGGGATAGAG GCAATTGGTTTCTGTGTTGGAGCAGTTTTTGGCCAAAAGGATTTCCAGCAACATGCTCAGGTGTCCTGTGAAATATTCCACCCCCAG CGAATCCCCAACACAGGAGGTCCCATCGCGGGGCCAGAACCCCCCATCGACCATCCAGCTGACCGTGTACCACCTGCAGTCGGCCCTGAGGATGATGGGCTCCTTGATCATGTCCAGCACATTCCATTCCCTTATGATCAACAGCCTCTCGGCACCCCGTCAACACAGCTGGCCTCCAGTGAGTCTTCAGAGTCAGAGTCCATGTCCTCGGAAGAAACCGGGGTGCGTATTTCAAGGCCTCCACTCGACTTCCATTACAAGCCCTACCGTAAAAAGAGACAGGCAGCTGGCACTGGCAAACCCACTCATACCCCCGTCTTCCTGACGCTCTTTCCGAGTGGAGTCTCCCCATTCCGCTCGTGCCCTGGACCCTCTCGCTATACCACTGTGTAG